One window of Halopseudomonas maritima genomic DNA carries:
- a CDS encoding methyl-accepting chemotaxis protein has translation MSFRWKLTIPLLILAALLALSGVFAFWALATVEARLTRVAAELLPQSSLVLEADRDLYQALSAERAIIAGVRSAGLDAELSDNLQQANDRIARYSEATDSVEGKALAAEFTRAFATWKATVMENARLARSGAAAQASDISYGRGYEEFSRARDLIDQMTGLVNRQADAEEREAAADVSASHARVATVLVVGGIVCLLMIVFFPGLITSPLRELLQRIRDIADGEGDLTQRVVVHSNDELGALSRAFNAFLEQLQTLIRQVADSTLQVASAAEQMSAISTGQEKLVNDQYMAVDQVSTAATEMSAAIHEVADNAHSTADAAREADRQGHEASDVVSATMNDLRRLAADVEEAAGVINNLEQDTDKIGGVLSVIEGIAEQTNLLALNAAIEAARAGEQGRGFAVVADEVRALAARTQDSTRDIQQMIQKLQSGTGQAVAVMQRGAELAAQSVEKAGATESSLNETSASVMRINDMAAQIAAACEEQSQTTEDIARNISGIRDLSNQAAQSSQESRDASNALARLASGLQQQVGRFQT, from the coding sequence ATGAGTTTTCGTTGGAAGTTAACCATCCCCCTGCTGATCCTTGCGGCGTTGCTGGCCTTGTCCGGAGTGTTCGCGTTTTGGGCATTGGCGACGGTGGAGGCGAGGTTGACTCGAGTAGCCGCCGAGCTGCTGCCCCAAAGCAGTCTGGTGCTTGAGGCTGATCGTGATCTGTATCAGGCGTTGAGCGCAGAGCGGGCCATTATCGCTGGCGTACGCAGCGCCGGGCTGGACGCCGAGCTGAGCGACAATCTGCAGCAGGCCAACGATCGCATTGCTCGCTACAGCGAGGCTACCGACTCTGTCGAGGGCAAGGCGTTGGCCGCCGAGTTCACCCGGGCGTTTGCTACCTGGAAGGCGACCGTCATGGAGAACGCCAGGCTCGCGCGCAGCGGCGCTGCCGCCCAGGCCTCCGATATCAGCTACGGGCGTGGCTATGAAGAGTTCTCTCGCGCACGCGACCTGATTGATCAGATGACCGGCCTGGTCAACCGTCAGGCTGATGCCGAAGAGAGGGAGGCTGCGGCCGATGTCAGCGCCAGTCACGCGCGTGTTGCGACGGTGCTGGTAGTGGGCGGCATTGTCTGTCTGCTGATGATTGTGTTTTTCCCGGGGCTGATTACCAGCCCGTTGCGCGAGCTGTTGCAGCGCATCCGTGACATTGCCGATGGTGAAGGCGATCTCACCCAGCGCGTAGTCGTGCATTCCAACGACGAGCTGGGCGCCCTGAGCCGGGCCTTCAATGCCTTTCTCGAACAACTGCAGACGCTGATTCGTCAGGTGGCCGATTCAACCTTGCAGGTCGCCTCGGCGGCCGAGCAGATGAGCGCCATCTCGACCGGCCAGGAAAAACTGGTCAACGATCAGTACATGGCGGTTGATCAGGTCAGTACTGCTGCCACCGAAATGAGCGCGGCCATTCACGAAGTCGCCGACAATGCGCACAGCACCGCCGACGCGGCCCGCGAGGCCGATCGCCAAGGGCACGAAGCTTCGGACGTGGTGTCAGCCACCATGAATGACCTGCGCCGTCTGGCCGCCGACGTCGAAGAGGCTGCCGGGGTGATCAACAATCTGGAGCAGGATACCGACAAGATCGGTGGCGTGCTCAGTGTGATCGAAGGCATCGCCGAGCAGACCAACCTGCTGGCGCTGAACGCCGCCATTGAGGCGGCACGGGCCGGTGAGCAGGGCCGCGGCTTTGCGGTGGTGGCCGATGAAGTCCGGGCCCTGGCAGCGCGCACCCAGGACTCGACCCGCGATATTCAGCAGATGATCCAGAAGCTGCAGTCGGGCACCGGCCAGGCGGTAGCCGTCATGCAGCGCGGCGCCGAGCTGGCAGCGCAGAGCGTTGAAAAGGCAGGTGCGACCGAGTCGTCACTGAATGAGACGTCGGCCTCGGTGATGCGTATCAACGATATGGCCGCGCAGATTGCCGCGGCCTGTGAAGAGCAGAGCCAGACGACCGAAGATATCGCCCGCAACATCAGCGGCATCCGCGACCTCTCCAACCAGGCTGCCCAGTCTTCACAGGAGAGCCGTGATGCGAGCAACGCGCTCGCACGGCTGGCCTCTGGCCTGCAGCAACAGGTTGGGCGCTTTCAAACCTGA
- a CDS encoding AEC family transporter — MLAAFALLYKLLPLYVTVGLGWLAGRYLEASGRHIAGIMMYIVTPSVVFAGVMRAPLSPEVIALPFLTFALCSLLGWLHLLVARRWFPNAGANMIPLAVGTGNTGYFGIPVALLLFGEQGLSIYIVCMLGTTLFETSVGFYLAARGRFGIRDCLLKVARLPSLYAFFLAVLLNSAGLSIPDAFVPLFDNLRGAYSVFGMMIIGMSILSFQGLAGDLRFTGLALLGKFVSWPLMALAFCWFDSHVTQLYGQAVYQAILLISITPIAANTVVIATLLDTHPRQVAGTALLSTLVALLYIPLMIAWLF, encoded by the coding sequence ATGCTCGCCGCGTTTGCCCTGCTGTACAAACTGCTGCCGCTGTATGTGACGGTTGGCCTTGGGTGGCTGGCTGGTCGCTATCTAGAGGCCAGTGGTCGCCACATAGCCGGCATCATGATGTATATCGTCACGCCGTCGGTCGTCTTTGCCGGCGTTATGCGGGCGCCGCTGTCGCCTGAAGTCATTGCGTTGCCGTTTCTGACCTTTGCCTTGTGCAGCCTGCTTGGCTGGCTGCATCTGCTGGTGGCGCGGCGCTGGTTCCCCAACGCTGGCGCCAATATGATTCCGTTGGCCGTGGGTACTGGCAACACGGGGTATTTTGGTATTCCGGTGGCGTTGCTGCTGTTCGGCGAGCAGGGGCTGTCGATCTACATCGTGTGCATGCTGGGCACTACTCTGTTTGAAACCTCGGTGGGTTTTTACCTGGCGGCCCGCGGACGCTTCGGTATTCGCGACTGCCTGCTGAAGGTCGCACGCCTGCCGTCGTTGTACGCGTTTTTTCTGGCCGTGCTGCTCAACAGCGCGGGCCTGTCGATCCCCGATGCCTTTGTTCCGCTGTTTGATAACCTGCGTGGTGCTTACAGTGTGTTCGGCATGATGATCATCGGTATGAGTATTCTCAGTTTCCAGGGGCTGGCTGGGGACCTGCGATTTACCGGGCTGGCGCTGCTTGGCAAGTTTGTCAGCTGGCCTTTGATGGCGCTGGCATTCTGCTGGTTCGACAGTCATGTGACCCAGCTGTATGGGCAGGCCGTCTATCAGGCCATACTGCTGATCTCCATCACCCCCATCGCCGCCAACACGGTGGTCATTGCGACCTTGCTCGATACCCATCCCAGGCAGGTGGCTGGTACCGCCTTGCTGAGCACTCTGGTGGCGCTGCTGTACATCCCGCTGATGATTGCCTGGCTGTTTTGA
- a CDS encoding thiopurine S-methyltransferase, which translates to MDAAFWQQRWQLGEIGFHKAATNPLLQQWWPRLALTGAESVLVPLCGKSLDLLWLRAQGHSVLGVELARSALEAFDAEHGLALAWSHEGDFAVARGTGFELLCGDYFALQAEHLAGVAAVYDRAALIALPPAMRERYVAQLRNLLPEGWKMLLVTLDYPQEQRPGPPFSVPDAEVRALYHGCRIDVLDEQDVLADHAVFASQGMQSLVERVYLISA; encoded by the coding sequence ATGGACGCAGCATTCTGGCAGCAGCGCTGGCAACTGGGAGAAATCGGCTTTCACAAGGCGGCAACCAATCCGCTGTTGCAGCAGTGGTGGCCGCGTCTGGCGCTGACTGGCGCAGAGTCTGTGTTGGTGCCGCTGTGCGGCAAGTCGCTTGACCTGTTGTGGCTGCGTGCGCAGGGGCACTCGGTGCTGGGTGTTGAGCTGGCGCGCAGCGCCCTAGAGGCCTTTGATGCTGAACACGGGCTGGCGCTGGCGTGGAGCCATGAGGGCGACTTTGCCGTAGCGCGGGGTACCGGCTTTGAGCTGTTGTGCGGTGATTACTTTGCCTTGCAGGCGGAGCACCTTGCCGGTGTGGCGGCGGTGTATGATCGCGCGGCCCTGATCGCGTTGCCACCGGCCATGCGAGAGCGTTATGTCGCCCAGTTGCGCAACCTGTTGCCGGAGGGCTGGAAAATGCTGCTGGTGACCCTGGACTATCCTCAGGAGCAGCGCCCCGGTCCGCCTTTCAGCGTACCGGATGCGGAGGTACGGGCGCTGTATCACGGCTGCCGTATCGACGTGCTGGATGAGCAGGACGTACTGGCTGACCACGCGGTTTTCGCCAGCCAGGGTATGCAGTCACTGGTTGAACGGGTCTATCTCATTTCTGCCTGA
- a CDS encoding potassium/proton antiporter has protein sequence MDYINTLFLIGAVLLCFSVLASSLSSRLGIPLLLIFLIIGMLAGVDGIGRIQFEDANTAFVIGSLALAIILLDGGMRTRVENFRVGLWPAMSLASVGVLISAALTGALTAWILELHWLQGLLLGAIVGSTDAAAVFSLLQGKGLNLKQRVGATLEIESGSNDPMAIFLTITLVEMLANGQTSFSWSFALLLIEQFGIGALCGLAGGFGLVWLVNRVTLPAGLYPLLITSGAIMVFAATNKIGGSGFLAIYLTGLILGNNRVRNLQNILQVQDGMAWLSQIGMFLMLGLLVTPSEMVIIALPAVLIALFLIFVARPIAVLICLAPFVFSWRERLFIAWVGLRGAVPIILAIFPLLAGLEQAQLLFNLAFVVVLVSLLLQGSSLPLAARLCKVEIPPQPEPLQRTSLDTAIDGDFELLVYQLDNANWCVGVALRDLKMPHDTRIAALFRGDHLLHPTGSTQLALGDVLCVVGRPRDLPALSKLFSKAQPPRRLESRSFFGDFILEGEAQLGEVGKFYGIAVPEGMRELTLAAFFSRQFGGHPVVGDQIEWEGHTWVVAAMDNDWILKVGLKLGNGGGPVLGF, from the coding sequence ATGGACTATATCAACACCCTATTTCTGATCGGTGCCGTGCTGCTCTGTTTCAGCGTGCTGGCCAGCTCGCTGTCATCGCGGCTGGGCATTCCGCTGCTGTTGATCTTTCTGATCATCGGCATGCTTGCCGGGGTCGACGGTATTGGCCGCATCCAATTCGAAGACGCCAACACCGCGTTTGTCATCGGCAGCTTGGCGCTGGCCATAATTTTGCTCGATGGCGGCATGCGCACCCGGGTCGAGAATTTCCGCGTGGGTCTATGGCCAGCCATGTCGCTGGCCAGCGTCGGAGTGCTGATCAGCGCGGCGTTAACCGGTGCCCTTACTGCCTGGATTCTGGAGCTGCACTGGCTTCAGGGCCTGCTACTGGGCGCGATTGTCGGCTCAACTGACGCGGCGGCGGTGTTCTCTCTACTACAGGGCAAAGGGCTGAATCTCAAGCAACGCGTGGGTGCCACTCTGGAGATCGAATCGGGGTCAAACGACCCGATGGCCATTTTCCTGACCATCACCCTGGTCGAGATGCTCGCCAACGGGCAAACCAGCTTCAGCTGGTCTTTCGCCCTGCTGCTGATCGAGCAGTTCGGTATTGGCGCCCTGTGCGGTCTGGCCGGCGGCTTCGGACTGGTCTGGCTGGTCAATCGTGTCACCCTGCCAGCTGGCCTTTATCCCCTGCTGATTACCAGTGGCGCCATCATGGTCTTTGCCGCCACCAACAAGATCGGCGGCAGCGGCTTTCTGGCTATCTATCTGACCGGCCTGATATTGGGCAACAACCGTGTGCGCAACCTGCAGAATATCCTGCAGGTGCAGGACGGCATGGCCTGGCTCAGCCAGATTGGCATGTTCCTGATGCTCGGCCTGCTGGTGACGCCGAGCGAAATGGTCATCATCGCCCTGCCGGCCGTGCTGATCGCGCTGTTCCTGATTTTTGTCGCCCGCCCCATCGCGGTGCTCATCTGTCTGGCGCCCTTCGTTTTCTCCTGGCGCGAGCGGCTGTTTATCGCCTGGGTAGGCCTGCGTGGTGCGGTGCCAATCATTCTCGCCATCTTCCCGCTGCTGGCGGGCCTGGAACAGGCGCAGCTGCTGTTTAACCTGGCCTTCGTGGTGGTGCTGGTGTCACTGCTGTTGCAAGGCTCCTCGCTGCCACTCGCCGCGCGCCTGTGCAAGGTAGAGATTCCGCCCCAGCCAGAGCCGCTGCAACGAACCAGCCTGGACACCGCTATTGACGGCGACTTTGAACTACTGGTGTACCAGTTAGACAACGCCAACTGGTGTGTCGGCGTGGCCCTGCGCGACCTGAAAATGCCCCACGACACCCGCATTGCCGCGCTATTTCGCGGTGACCACCTGCTGCATCCGACCGGAAGTACCCAACTCGCCCTGGGCGATGTGCTCTGCGTGGTGGGCCGCCCGCGCGACCTGCCGGCCCTGTCCAAGCTGTTCAGCAAGGCGCAGCCGCCGCGGCGACTTGAGAGCCGCAGCTTCTTCGGGGACTTTATCCTTGAAGGCGAGGCGCAGCTTGGCGAAGTGGGCAAGTTCTACGGTATTGCCGTGCCCGAGGGCATGCGCGAGCTCACCCTGGCGGCCTTCTTCAGCCGACAGTTCGGCGGACATCCGGTGGTAGGCGACCAGATCGAATGGGAGGGCCACACCTGGGTAGTGGCGGCAATGGACAACGACTGGATCCTCAAGGTGGGCCTCAAACTCGGCAACGGCGGAGGGCCGGTCCTGGGGTTCTAG
- a CDS encoding heavy metal translocating P-type ATPase: MSEITLQLSGMNCAGCVSRVERALESVDGIERVAVNLAAQTTRVDVQDNNQLTAVEQALRQAGYPAELQSRQLQLSNLTCASCVGRAEAALGKVPGVLEAQVNLASQQARVRMLKGTDQDALLRALRQAGYPGQWLDDDAPAADAGPDLAKQRQHVIIAALLSAPMLLAMLPALLGAGHWMLPGWLQLILASIVQFVFGATFYRGAWHALRNRTANMDLLVVLGTSAGWALSTWNLLTQPPGTELHLYYEASAVIVTFILLGKYLENRAKGQTLEAIRALTALRPDTARLRDAEGEREVPLSQVLPGDQLVVRAGERIPVDAEVVEGSSHIDESMLTGESLPVSRSAGEAVRAGSLNQDGVLLINTTGVGQATLLAQIVRMVENAQSSKAPIQRLVDRVAAVFVPVVIAIALTTWAIGSFFIGPQAALLNAIAVLVIACPCALGLATPTAIMVGTGVAARYGILIRDAEALERARLVNAVIFDKTGTLTRGKPALTHVEALNGHSTKAVLRVALALQQQAEHPLARALCNYAAEQGIEAAPADTLQVLAGRGAQGVVDGQNAWLGSARLLEEQQFDLTPWQQQAAELQADGASLSWLAQGNQVLALLSFADSLKDNARATIDQLQEQHIESLLISGDSQRAAEHIGRQLGLDQIRGSVLPADKVSEVQRLQQQGKVVAMIGDGINDAPALSSADVGMAMSTGTDIAMHSAGITLMRGDPALVPMALALSRRTGDKIRQNLFWAFVYNCLGIPLAAFGLLNPMIAGAMMAASSVCVVSNALLLKRWQPENK, encoded by the coding sequence ATGTCGGAGATAACACTGCAGCTCAGCGGTATGAATTGTGCCGGCTGCGTTAGCCGAGTCGAGCGCGCGCTTGAAAGCGTCGATGGCATCGAACGTGTCGCGGTCAACCTGGCCGCGCAAACCACCCGCGTGGATGTGCAGGACAACAACCAGCTCACGGCTGTTGAGCAGGCACTGCGTCAGGCAGGCTACCCCGCCGAGCTGCAGAGCCGCCAGCTGCAGCTGAGCAACCTCACCTGCGCCAGCTGCGTAGGCCGTGCCGAGGCGGCCTTGGGCAAGGTGCCGGGCGTACTCGAAGCCCAGGTCAACCTGGCCAGCCAGCAGGCCCGTGTGCGGATGCTAAAAGGCACAGATCAGGACGCACTGCTACGCGCGCTGCGCCAGGCCGGCTATCCCGGACAATGGCTGGATGACGACGCCCCTGCCGCCGACGCAGGCCCTGACCTGGCCAAACAACGGCAACATGTGATCATCGCCGCGCTGCTCAGCGCGCCCATGTTGCTTGCCATGCTCCCTGCCCTGCTGGGGGCCGGACACTGGATGCTGCCGGGCTGGCTGCAACTGATTCTGGCCAGCATTGTGCAGTTTGTGTTTGGGGCGACCTTTTACCGTGGCGCGTGGCATGCCCTGCGCAACCGCACAGCCAACATGGACCTGCTGGTGGTGCTGGGCACCAGCGCCGGCTGGGCGCTGAGCACCTGGAACCTGCTCACCCAGCCGCCGGGCACCGAGCTGCACCTGTACTACGAGGCCTCGGCGGTCATCGTCACCTTTATTCTGCTGGGTAAATACCTGGAAAACCGCGCCAAGGGGCAGACTCTGGAGGCCATCCGCGCCCTCACCGCCCTGCGCCCGGATACCGCCCGACTGCGTGACGCCGAGGGCGAACGGGAGGTGCCGCTCAGTCAGGTGCTGCCGGGTGATCAGTTGGTGGTACGCGCCGGCGAACGCATACCGGTCGACGCCGAGGTTGTTGAGGGCAGCAGCCATATCGATGAGTCCATGCTGACCGGCGAGAGCCTGCCGGTCAGCCGCAGCGCAGGCGAGGCCGTGCGCGCCGGCAGCCTGAATCAGGACGGTGTGTTGCTGATCAACACCACCGGCGTCGGCCAGGCTACCCTGCTGGCGCAGATAGTCCGCATGGTCGAAAACGCACAAAGCTCCAAGGCACCTATTCAGCGTCTGGTTGATCGCGTCGCGGCGGTGTTCGTGCCGGTGGTGATTGCCATCGCGCTGACAACCTGGGCGATCGGCAGCTTTTTCATTGGCCCGCAGGCGGCGCTGCTCAACGCCATCGCCGTGCTGGTGATTGCCTGCCCCTGTGCCCTTGGACTGGCCACGCCGACCGCCATCATGGTCGGCACCGGCGTGGCCGCACGCTACGGTATCCTGATTCGCGACGCCGAAGCCCTTGAACGCGCTCGCCTGGTCAACGCGGTGATCTTTGACAAGACCGGCACCCTGACCCGCGGCAAACCCGCACTGACCCACGTTGAGGCCCTGAACGGCCATAGCACCAAAGCAGTACTGCGCGTTGCCCTGGCCCTGCAGCAACAGGCCGAACACCCGCTGGCCCGTGCACTGTGCAACTACGCCGCCGAGCAAGGTATCGAGGCAGCCCCTGCGGACACCCTGCAGGTACTCGCCGGACGCGGCGCGCAGGGCGTGGTCGACGGCCAGAACGCCTGGCTGGGCAGCGCCCGCCTGCTGGAGGAGCAGCAGTTTGACCTGACGCCCTGGCAGCAACAGGCGGCCGAACTGCAGGCCGACGGGGCAAGCCTGTCCTGGCTGGCCCAGGGCAATCAGGTACTGGCGCTGCTGAGCTTTGCCGATAGTTTGAAAGACAACGCCCGCGCCACCATAGACCAGTTGCAAGAGCAACACATTGAGTCCTTGCTGATCAGCGGCGACAGCCAGCGCGCCGCCGAGCACATCGGCCGCCAGCTGGGGCTCGATCAGATCCGGGGCAGCGTGCTACCCGCCGACAAGGTCAGCGAGGTGCAGCGCCTGCAGCAACAGGGCAAGGTCGTCGCCATGATCGGCGACGGCATCAACGACGCCCCTGCGCTGAGCAGTGCCGATGTGGGCATGGCCATGTCCACCGGCACCGATATCGCCATGCACAGCGCCGGCATTACCCTGATGCGCGGCGACCCGGCCCTGGTGCCGATGGCACTGGCGCTGTCACGCCGTACCGGCGACAAGATTCGTCAGAACCTGTTTTGGGCGTTCGTGTACAACTGCCTGGGCATTCCGCTGGCCGCCTTTGGCCTGCTCAACCCGATGATCGCCGGCGCCATGATGGCGGCCAGCAGCGTCTGCGTGGTCAGCAATGCGCTGCTGCTCAAGCGTTGGCAACCGGAGAACAAATGA
- the cueR gene encoding Cu(I)-responsive transcriptional regulator — protein MNISQAATASGLSPRMIRHYEKIGLLPAPSRSEGGYRQYGDRELHTLGFIQRARRLGFSMEQIARLLQLWQDRSRSSAEVKALAAEHLEELEARIADLQAMHASLAQLADCCQGDHRPDCPIINSLASPR, from the coding sequence ATGAACATAAGCCAGGCCGCCACGGCCAGCGGCCTCAGCCCGCGCATGATTCGGCACTACGAGAAAATCGGCCTGCTGCCGGCACCGTCGCGCAGCGAGGGCGGTTATCGCCAGTACGGCGATAGGGAGCTGCACACACTGGGGTTTATCCAGCGTGCACGGCGGCTGGGTTTTAGCATGGAGCAGATCGCGCGTCTTTTGCAGCTATGGCAGGACCGTTCGCGCTCCAGCGCCGAGGTCAAAGCGTTGGCCGCTGAGCACCTGGAAGAGCTGGAGGCGCGTATCGCAGACCTGCAGGCCATGCACGCCAGTCTGGCGCAATTGGCCGATTGCTGTCAGGGTGATCACCGTCCAGACTGTCCGATTATCAACTCACTGGCCAGCCCCCGCTGA
- a CDS encoding LysR family transcriptional regulator yields MDLKSLRHFVALVEHQGFARAGEAIGLSQPALSRSIQTLEQRLGCELINRSGKGVELTPQGRLVLEHAQRLLAGSTAMRNALRQFNDLQAGELLLGAGPFPAAGLLPRVLGQFNRRHPGVRVHMEVQHWVALRQQLLAEQLELFVADIRELEHDPQLEVTPLQQQASQLFCRAGHPLAGRTDLTPELLAEYPLASFRVPDRILQDLRRTLPRPEPLISLECDNLDVLKRLVQHCDALSIGSLDTLSDELAAGSLALLDWPALMPGTSFGLVTRRQRPLSPAATAFIEMLRTQGQVPDPTVTTD; encoded by the coding sequence ATGGATCTGAAATCCCTACGCCATTTCGTCGCCCTGGTCGAACACCAGGGCTTTGCCCGCGCTGGCGAGGCCATCGGCCTGAGCCAACCGGCGCTCAGTCGCAGCATTCAGACACTGGAGCAGCGTCTTGGCTGCGAGCTGATCAACCGGAGTGGCAAGGGAGTCGAGCTGACCCCCCAGGGGCGTCTGGTGCTGGAGCACGCGCAGCGGCTGCTGGCCGGTAGCACCGCCATGCGCAATGCGCTGCGACAGTTCAACGATCTGCAAGCCGGCGAGCTGCTGCTGGGCGCTGGCCCCTTTCCGGCAGCCGGCCTGCTGCCCCGCGTGCTGGGCCAATTCAACCGCCGCCATCCCGGCGTCAGGGTGCATATGGAGGTTCAGCACTGGGTGGCGCTGCGCCAGCAGTTGCTGGCCGAGCAACTGGAGCTGTTCGTCGCCGACATTCGCGAGCTGGAGCACGATCCGCAGCTGGAGGTCACGCCGTTGCAACAGCAGGCCAGTCAACTTTTCTGCCGCGCAGGGCATCCACTGGCCGGGCGCACTGACCTGACGCCGGAGCTGCTGGCAGAGTATCCATTGGCGAGCTTTCGCGTGCCCGACAGAATCTTGCAAGACTTGCGCCGCACTCTGCCCCGGCCGGAGCCCCTGATCAGCCTGGAGTGCGATAACCTGGATGTGCTCAAACGTCTGGTACAACATTGCGATGCACTCAGCATCGGCAGCCTGGATACCCTGAGCGATGAGCTGGCCGCTGGCAGCCTGGCGCTGCTCGACTGGCCAGCGCTGATGCCTGGCACCAGCTTTGGCCTGGTGACGCGGCGTCAGCGGCCGCTATCACCTGCCGCGACCGCGTTTATCGAGATGCTGCGCACCCAGGGCCAGGTGCCGGACCCGACCGTTACAACAGATTGA
- the flgL gene encoding flagellar hook-associated protein FlgL: MRISTIQQFNSGVRGIQDNYGNVTRTQEQISSGKRILTPADDPVATVRLLQLSQEANRLEQYSTNMTAANNSLTQEEAILNSVNNVLQRVREIAIEAGDGSKSDADRQALATELEQREEELYNLFNSQNARGEYLFGGYQSSQQPFVKNPDGTYSYQGDEGQRSIQIAGSKYVAINDNGKDLFVSVANVNRVNTEADPANTGTGRISLGVVEDKNAYDNTFYPQGSVSIVIGATGDSYEVVDSAGNPMAPPVTGQLEENDDGGYTIRYAGVAVTLDGELAAGDSFSISTGNSTPGSTNRETRSILETVSMLRSTLETGGSSTEDKLQRRDVIAITLDNLDNAMNQVLSVQTTIGARMNVIESTLTENEEVSLINTAVTSELQDLDYAEALSRLSLQSVVLEASQQSFVKVSGLSLFNLL; encoded by the coding sequence ATGCGTATCTCAACCATCCAGCAGTTCAACAGCGGTGTGCGCGGCATTCAGGACAACTACGGCAATGTCACCCGCACCCAGGAGCAGATCAGCTCGGGTAAACGCATTCTCACGCCGGCGGATGACCCGGTGGCAACCGTGCGTCTGCTGCAACTGAGCCAGGAGGCCAACCGCCTGGAGCAGTACAGCACCAATATGACGGCGGCCAACAACAGCCTTACCCAGGAGGAGGCCATCCTCAATTCGGTCAACAACGTTTTGCAGCGTGTTCGCGAAATCGCCATCGAGGCGGGTGACGGCTCCAAGAGCGACGCTGACCGTCAGGCGCTGGCGACCGAACTGGAGCAGCGTGAAGAGGAACTGTACAACCTGTTCAACAGCCAGAACGCCCGTGGGGAGTATTTGTTTGGCGGTTACCAGAGCAGCCAGCAGCCTTTTGTCAAAAACCCGGATGGCACCTACAGCTATCAGGGCGACGAGGGCCAGCGCTCAATCCAGATTGCCGGCTCCAAGTACGTGGCGATCAATGACAACGGCAAGGACTTGTTCGTCAGTGTCGCCAACGTCAATCGGGTGAACACGGAAGCCGATCCGGCCAACACGGGTACCGGGCGCATTTCGCTGGGTGTTGTTGAGGACAAGAACGCGTACGACAACACCTTCTATCCGCAGGGCAGTGTCAGCATCGTGATTGGCGCCACTGGCGATAGCTACGAAGTTGTCGACAGTGCGGGTAACCCTATGGCCCCCCCGGTGACCGGCCAGCTGGAAGAGAACGACGACGGTGGCTACACCATTCGCTATGCCGGCGTTGCAGTGACGCTGGATGGCGAGTTGGCCGCCGGCGACAGTTTTTCTATCAGTACCGGAAATAGCACACCCGGCAGTACCAACCGCGAAACGCGCAGCATTCTGGAGACCGTCTCGATGCTGCGCAGCACGCTGGAAACCGGCGGCAGTAGCACTGAGGACAAGTTGCAGCGCCGTGATGTGATTGCGATCACCCTGGACAATCTCGACAACGCGATGAATCAGGTGTTGAGCGTGCAGACCACCATAGGCGCGCGTATGAACGTGATCGAGTCGACCCTGACCGAGAACGAGGAAGTGTCGCTGATCAATACCGCCGTCACCTCCGAGCTGCAGGATCTGGACTATGCCGAGGCGCTTAGCCGCCTGAGTCTGCAGAGTGTGGTGCTGGAAGCGTCGCAACAGAGCTTTGTCAAAGTCAGCGGCCTGAGTCTGTTCAATCTGTTGTAA